One Pocillopora verrucosa isolate sample1 chromosome 10, ASM3666991v2, whole genome shotgun sequence genomic window carries:
- the LOC131782159 gene encoding acyl-CoA-binding domain-containing protein 5-like: MADCIEERFDAAVNVVRSMPKKGSYKPSYETMLKFYAFYKQAKEGECCESKPGFWDVVKKAKWEAWHGLGKMTKQEAMESYVHELKQVMENLPEGEEAADFSEVLKTFYQVVYEGQEEKPPAVLKIFEKESVPEKIKATGKLQSNSHHTPQDKNVVNGYGNVHKVNGTCEEFSHGVNGFPHKDSMDMHAQFPHRDSLELSKKAGMDLKRLQFSKAVNPVLIISSDELKECDEEDENDDDNDSGIQNGMCEVPPLRPSDAESARPKEKSGIILTSDESEEDEFCDSLDPECLRELQNGNHLDRELPDLDAALKRVDLTKRNSPSSSPEHVTSSTMSESEHSDLESDLKSLELLTSTPYAKHVTFAVDDTGNSTTTVVNLDLSKVEPSVTEECFSEVTPLLENGHNHETNVDVTEDESYLPLDQAPKKPSGILKSHYSVREHGGGDASQQPSGRGHGGRTRQSQGTRTKEGTSSMSGVSRPSRGHRRRSDSDSEDELTSDHTSGPDYDSAGDRDEINERILQALERLHQDMKGVLRRLNTMEEALLSRQDIDPRSEQAWWKSYIPSKPLMFLVLWPFIVNIVFYYFRRRKSSQQR, translated from the exons ATGGCGGACTGTATCGAAGAGAGATTCGACGCTGCAGTAAATGTAGTGAGATCAATGCCAAAAAAAG GTTCTTACAAGCCATCTTACGAAACGATGTTGAAG ttTTATGCATTTTACAAGCAAGCTAAGGAGGGAGAATGTTGTGAATCAAAGCCTGGATTTTGGGATGTtgtgaaaaaagcaaaatg ggAGGCATGGCATGGCTTGGGTAAGATGACAAAGCAAGAAGCTATGGAATCTTATGTCCATGAACTAAAACAG GTAATGGAAAACTTACCAGAAGGTGAAGAAGCAGCAGATTTTAGTGAAGTGCTGAAGACTTTTTACCAAGTAGTGTATGAAGGCCAAGAGGAGAAACCTCCAGCAGTTCTTAAAATCTTTGAGAAAGAAAGTGTTCCAGAAAAGATCAAAGCAACAGGAAAATTACAATCAAACTCACATCATACACCCCAGGATAAAAATGTGGTGAATGGTTATGGTAATGTACACAAGGTAAATGGAACATGTGAAGAGTTTTCTCATGGGGTGAATGGATTCCCTCACAAAGATAGCATGGATATGCATGCGCAATTTCCACACAGGGATAGTTTAGAACTCAGCAAGAAAGCAGGCATGGATTTAAAGCGACTGCAATTTTCAAAAGCAGTTAATCCAGTGCTTATAATATCTTCGGATGAATTAAAAGAATGTGATGAGGAAGAtgagaatgatgatgataatgacagtGGAATTCAAAATGGAATGTGTGAAG TTCCACCTTTGAGACCAAGTGATGCTGAGTCAGCAAGACCTAAAGAAAAGAGTGGAATTATTCTGACAAGTGACGAAAGTGAAGAGGATGAATTTTGTGACTCCCTAGATCCTGAGTGTCTGCGAGAATTACAAAATGGAAATCATTTGGACAGAGAACTGCCAGATCTTGATGCTGCATTGAAAAGGGTTGATTTGACGAAGAGAAATAGTCCCAGCAGCTCCCCTGAACATGTCACAAGTTCAACAATGTCAGAATCTGAACATTCAGATTTAGAGAGcgatttgaaaagtttggagCTTTTAACAAGTACACCATATGCTAAACATGTGACTTTTGCCGTTGATGATACTGGAAATAGTACAACTACTGTAGTTAATTTGGATTTGTCCAAGGTTGAGCCTTCAGTCACTGAGGAATGCTTTTCTGAGGTCACTCCTCTTCTGGAGAACGGACATAATCACGAAACTAATGTAGATGTGACAGAGGACGAATCATATCTACCTTTGGATCAAGCACCTAAGAAACCATCAGGGATCCTTAAGTCACATTATTCTGTGAGAGAACATGGGGGAGGTGATGCTTCTCAACAGCCATCTGGTCGTGGTCATGGAGGTCGAACAAGACAGTCACAAGGAACTAGAACCAAAGAAG GGACCAGCTCTATGAGTGGAGTAAGTCGTCCATCAAGAGGGCACAGACGAAggagtgacagtgacagtgaagATGAACTGACAAGTGATCATACAAGTGGCCCAGATTATGACTCAGCAGGTGACAGGGATGAAATCAATGAAAGGATCTTACAAGCTCTTGAAAGGCTTCATCAGGACATGAAAGGTGTGCTGCGGAGACTTAACACTATGGAGGAAGCACTCTTATCTAGACAG GATATAGATCCTAGATCTGAGCAGGCATGGTGGAAATCTTACATTCCATCAAAGCCTTTGATGTTCCTCGTCTTGTGGCCTTTCATTGTGAACATTGTCTTTTATTACTTCAGACGAAGGAAG AGTTCACAGCAAAGATGA